The Streptomyces sp. Je 1-332 genome has a window encoding:
- a CDS encoding ATP-binding SpoIIE family protein phosphatase, whose amino-acid sequence MGSIPMQRETTFRASAQPGHQPGPPAVVCTSLPGNPLAPAAARKFVRAALADWVELAVPAAAGVTDRLADDAVLLVSELVTNAVVHAGTTVELLCRLDEAGLGESTDTLVIEVSDHHPARAVRSEPTPQPPGTPEYGRGLQLVATLSDSWGITYRTGTKAVWARLPVGGVQAVHEIESYASEQAVQRGMRTAEILAPLPKRITHDTEWVNRGALTFLAEASDLLAGQFDEDLVAALAGQLLVPRLADWCAVWLDDEAEVAPRDSVSGGAGSRLARVWHTSEQRIEELRRSLEKDPPRLPESVGSGPVPVPWPGEALSVPEEASGTALAYRLTAGGRGLGTLIIGRAGMVRFADEVTGLIEDFSRRVALAINAARRYQRQATISQVLQRGLLPSSVADIPGVHSGIVYEPRDKGGPGGDFYDVFQAGKGRWCFALGDVQGKGVEAAVVIGLARPWLRLLAREGYEVAEVLDRLNQLLLDDATEAADAAAAVVAVAGGQGVPPDGATSRFLSLLYGELVPTDDGGVRCTVASAGHPLPLLLSPDGTVRAAATPQLLLGVVDDATYTSETFDLRTGDTLLCVTDGVTERRTGQLMFDDGDGLATALASCAGLDAALVAERIKRLVHEFSERPPDDDLAVLVLQAQ is encoded by the coding sequence GTGGGGTCCATTCCGATGCAACGGGAGACCACTTTCCGTGCGTCCGCCCAGCCGGGGCATCAGCCCGGCCCGCCGGCGGTGGTGTGCACATCCTTGCCCGGAAACCCGTTGGCACCCGCGGCCGCACGCAAGTTCGTACGGGCCGCGCTCGCCGACTGGGTCGAGCTCGCGGTGCCCGCCGCCGCGGGCGTCACCGACCGGCTCGCGGACGACGCCGTGCTCCTGGTCAGCGAACTCGTCACGAACGCCGTCGTGCACGCGGGCACCACGGTCGAGCTGCTGTGCCGGCTCGACGAGGCCGGCCTTGGCGAGAGCACCGACACCCTGGTCATCGAGGTCTCCGACCACCACCCCGCCCGAGCGGTCCGCAGCGAGCCCACGCCCCAGCCGCCCGGCACCCCCGAGTACGGCCGCGGTCTCCAGCTCGTCGCGACTCTCTCCGACTCCTGGGGCATCACCTACCGCACCGGCACCAAGGCCGTCTGGGCCCGCCTCCCGGTCGGCGGCGTCCAGGCCGTACACGAGATCGAGTCGTACGCGAGCGAACAGGCCGTCCAGCGAGGCATGCGCACCGCCGAGATCCTCGCGCCGCTGCCGAAGCGGATCACGCACGACACGGAGTGGGTCAACCGCGGCGCGCTCACCTTCCTCGCCGAGGCGTCCGACCTGCTCGCCGGACAGTTCGACGAGGACCTGGTGGCCGCGCTCGCCGGGCAGCTGCTCGTGCCGCGGCTCGCGGACTGGTGCGCGGTATGGCTCGACGACGAGGCGGAGGTCGCGCCGCGCGACTCCGTGAGCGGGGGCGCGGGCTCCCGGCTCGCCCGCGTCTGGCACACCAGCGAGCAGCGCATAGAGGAACTGCGCCGCAGCCTGGAGAAGGACCCGCCACGGCTGCCCGAATCCGTCGGCTCCGGCCCCGTCCCCGTGCCGTGGCCCGGCGAGGCGCTCTCGGTGCCGGAGGAGGCGAGCGGCACGGCCCTCGCGTACCGCCTCACGGCGGGCGGTCGCGGCCTGGGCACGCTGATCATCGGGCGGGCCGGCATGGTGCGCTTCGCCGACGAGGTCACCGGCCTCATCGAGGACTTCAGCCGCCGCGTCGCCCTGGCCATCAACGCGGCGCGGCGCTACCAGCGCCAGGCCACCATCAGCCAGGTCCTCCAGCGCGGCCTTCTTCCGAGCTCCGTCGCGGACATCCCCGGAGTGCACAGCGGGATCGTGTACGAGCCGCGGGACAAGGGCGGACCCGGCGGTGACTTCTACGACGTGTTCCAGGCGGGCAAGGGCCGTTGGTGCTTCGCGCTCGGCGACGTACAGGGCAAGGGCGTCGAGGCCGCCGTCGTGATCGGCCTCGCCCGGCCGTGGCTGCGGCTGCTCGCCCGTGAGGGGTACGAGGTCGCGGAGGTGCTCGACCGCCTCAACCAGCTCCTGCTCGACGACGCGACGGAGGCGGCGGACGCGGCCGCGGCGGTGGTCGCGGTGGCCGGCGGCCAGGGCGTCCCGCCCGACGGAGCCACCTCCCGCTTCCTCTCCCTCCTCTACGGGGAGCTGGTGCCCACTGACGACGGCGGAGTCCGCTGCACGGTGGCGAGCGCGGGCCACCCCCTGCCGCTCCTGCTCTCCCCGGACGGAACGGTCCGCGCGGCGGCCACGCCCCAGCTGCTCCTCGGGGTCGTCGACGACGCGACGTACACGAGCGAGACGTTCGATCTGCGGACGGGGGACACGCTGCTCTGCGTCACGGACGGGGTGACGGAGCGCCGCACGGGGCAGCTGATGTTCGACGACGGCGACGGCCTCGCCACGGCGCTCGCCAGCTGCGCGGGGCTGGACGCGGCGCTGGTGGCGGAACGGATCAAGCGCCTGGTGCACGAATTCTCGGAGAGGCCGCCGG